From the genome of Oryza glaberrima chromosome 1, OglaRS2, whole genome shotgun sequence:
ATTTCCCTCAagattctttattttttccctttttgtaTGGGGATTTGTCCATCTGAAAGCTACAGTTCTTGCTACGTCTGTGCTTGTCTTCATTCGTAGACGAAAGGATGAAACTTTCGTGAAAAAAACCGTGTCTATTTCTAAAGCTATTAATCTGATTTCGTATCTGTTGCCTGCTATTCTTTTCACTTTCCGTATTTGAATTCAGTTAAATCCCGTCATTTGATTCGCTGAATTAGTAATAGATTTGCTGAATCTGTTGCCTACTATTTCCCGGCAGTTTGAAGTGCGCGCCAACAAATTTCCGCACTCGGATTTGGGGAGAAAAACTACGAGATGCGACTAACAGATCCGATGTTTGCTCGTGCAGGTGTATACCTCATGTCTGATGCTTCTGGTCTCTCCCATGGCCCGTACCTTGGAACAGCAACTTGCTGTTCCCTGGCTTCTCTGCTCATCTTGTTGATTAAGGCCAGCGTTTACAGTCCGGCGCAGGAGATTGGGCCTGAGCTCTCGCCGTCATTGGCGGATCACAAGCTCAGTCTCAAGAAGCTATCGGGAATGCCGGTGCTTTTCCTGTCCTCCTTGGTCTTTGCTCTTGGCCATGTTGTTGTCGCTTACAGGACAAGCTGCAGGGCTCGGCGGAAGCTGCTTATCCATGGCATTGACCCTGAATCGGTATGACTTACATCCGTTTGCCTTCTAAATCTCACTAAGTGATCAATTGTAGAAACAGGGGCATGTATGCTAGTATTTTCTTGCATCCGTTGTGCTTTTCTTTTGCAATGTTTGATGTTTTCGTGGGTTGTGCTGCTTTCAGATTCTGGCATACAAGAATGCATATCCTGGATGCTACAAGACTCCTCGATCTCCCACACCATACAGTGGAAAATTTTATTCTAGGAGTGACAGTGAGACGAAGAGAAAATCTGTTGCTCACGACGATAGGGATATTCCAATCAGTTTCCTTGCAGACGGTGATAGCATGTTCATTGCTTGCCAGGGGATCACTGTGCATTACAAACTTTCCGATCCATCGAGTTGCATATCTTCAGCTACAGACACTTTTCCAGAAATCCATCATGATGTTATTTCAGCAAGCATTTCTCCTAGAAGACAGAGACATGATAGCCCACCATCAGCCTCCACTAATACCCGTCGTCTTTTGAATAGGAGCTTCAGCCATCAATACCATCAGACATCGCTATATGCACCATTGTTGGTAGAGCCAGTGACCTCTCCAACTTTGTCGGATGACACCCCTGTTCTTAGTGTTGATGATGGCAGTGCTGATGTATGTTTGAAACCTATGGGATTTGATCTTGAGGCTGGAGAACAGGGGAAATTTGCTGTTGTTTTGGTGCATGGGTTTGGAGGTGGGGTGTTCTCATGGAGACACGTTACAAATTTGCTTTCTCGTCAAGTGGGTTGCACTGTGCTGGCCTTCGATCGCCCTGGATGGGGGTTAACATCTCGACCTCGCAGAAAGGATTGGGAAGACAAAAATCTACCAAATCCGTATGAGCTTGGATCTCAGGTGATTCTTCTTACCATATACTAGATTGCGCACTGCCCAATAGCAACAAGTGCTTGCAGCACTTGCCCTAATGTTCTTTGCACTAGCTACTAGATATGTTGCAATATCCCATACTCATTCCATGGAATTTGTTATAAGCATGACTGACTGAATGTAAATATGTTACTGCATGTGTTTTCTCTTAGAACTATACTTATCTTTGGGATTATGTCTTCTATGTACCATAATTCTGTGTGACAACAGCTTTTCCATTACAAATAGTTGAGTACAATCTTctgaagttcttttttttccttaggtACATCCTATCTTACAAATATTCATCTAAGGGAATGCTCTTCTACTGTAACAACTATTAATCTTTTAACTAATATTACTATATCCAGTTATGTTTGCAACATATTTTCCGGCAGCATTAACGCTATATTTCTTCGCTGTACTTGGAAAACTCAGAACTTTAAGAACAACGCTTTGTATGCCTTCTGCAGGTTGATCTTCTTATTTCATTTTGCTCGGACATGGGCTTACGCTCTGTGGTTTTAGTTGGTCATGATGATGGGGGCCTGCTTGCCCTAAAAGCTGCAGAAAAGTTGCGAGCATCTGGAGATTCAAGAAAGGTAACTGCCTTGTGACCTTCtgttcatttttcttttgtgaaCTTTAGTAGCTTATCAGACTGTTTGCTTGATGAAAGTCTATCCTTCTGGTAATAATCATTTTAAATGCCTCCTTGTTTTTTCTTAGGTTGAAGTGAAGGGAGTTGTGCTTATAGGTGTAAGCTTATCAAGAGAAGTCATTCCTGCATTTGCTCGTATACTCCTGCATACCCCTCTAAGGAAAAAGCACATGGTACGGCCACTGTTACGTACTGAAATCACTCAGGTGATCAATAGACGTGCATGGTTTGATGCTACCAAGTTAACAACAGATGTTCTGAACCTCTACAAGGTACACACTTTTAATAATTTTCATTCCCTTCAGTGTGTTGTCAAACCATTAGTACGCAATCTATCTCTGGAAGAGTTTGGTCACTAAAAGCACATAGGGAGCGTTATATCATTTGCAAATAATCTATTTATCATTCCACCACATATTGTCTGAATGCAAGGAAAGTGGAACTTTTCTTGCATGTTGTTAGTTATTTATTGTCTTCCTGTTCCTTGATgctaaattaaatgttttaacATGCATCCTTTCACTTATTCTGTGAACATGAACTACGAACTGACTTGAAATGGGTTTTTACATTTAGGCTCCACTATTTGTTGAAGGCTGGGATGAAGCTCTCCATGAAGTAGGACGTCTTTCTTTCTCGACTGTCCTATCATCAAAAAGAGCAGCAGATTTACTAAGATCAGTGGAAGACCTCCCTGTTCTGGTTGTAGCAGGCTCTGAGGATGCTCTTGTTTCTTCGAAGTCAACGCAAGTAATGGCTTCAAGGCTTGTAAATTCTGTAAGTAATCTTGAGTCCCTTTGCCTCAGTATAGTGAATCTGCTTCTGAAGAGGACTCTTGCATGATACTCTATATTACTTCCCTGTTAGGGTTACTCCATACATTGTGCCAATGAGTTCTTGTTATTTTGCAGAGGCTGGTAACGATATCAAATTGTGGGCATTTGCCACATGAGGAGTGTCCCAAGGCATTGCTTTCGGCTCTTTCTCCATTCATATCAGGACTGGTGTCATCAGATGATTCATTGCAAAGATTGTAGCATACTAGTTCTTTTCGTTTTGCCTTTTGCCCTGTCTTTCTGTCCTCTACACTGAGTAGATCTCTCTAGTTGGTGTGAGTTTGTGTGAGCCAATGTAGTGCAGTAGTGGAGCCTGACCCAAAATCTCAAGGGTTCCTAGAGCTCCTCTAATTTTTTGCCCCATGTAATGATACCTCCGAATGATTTCAATTAAGCAAGTTGAATCTGTACAGCACAGGCTTGCTGTGTTCAGTTCATGTCTACTCCAGCTCCAGCTGTCATATATCAGCTAACTACTGactactagtaatatgcccgtgctaaacgctacggtgcaactctatttgtctttaataatttttaaaattttcatgtttagcaaaaaaatattattatatgaaCTGTGCATTTGAGCTTTAATTCAATTTATATCATACATCAAATATATTGCAAGTAAAATATTAGAATAGGATGTACCAATATATTTGTGCCCCATGTCATAAtgcataataatatgatattaaAGATATATGATAATGCATTTATCTGTGCCTTAAGATGTATGATAAACGTGACAGATCAAAGACACTTAGGTTGAGTATTGCATATAAGTATTTATCATGGGTATTTTAGTTGTTAATGGGCCATTACAGGATTTGGACCATACACATAAGTTTGACATCTAGCGGTCCTTTACTCCTTTATCATGACTGAATAGGCAACATAATAGCAAATTAGCAATACTGGTttcttatattaattatatttgcTTTTTTTATACGCTTTCATGTTCATAAATCAATATTCATGTGATTGGTCAGCTCTTTAAATTAATGGAGCCCTGAAGCAAATAAAATGTGTTTGATCTAAAGCAAAGAATTACATGTGTTTGATCTAAAGCAAAAGAATTACAGAAATCAATAGTGCTACACAACGTCAGAAAATTGGCCGACCTAATTTATTTATGTGAGATCTAAACCACAATTGGTGTGTGATGTGTCTCCTTATATAAGAAGACATGGAAAACAAATATAAAGGAACATTGCTATGCATCCAACCGTGCCAAACAAATACATAGTAGTTCAACAGGAGGTAGAGCACATTTGTATAGGTCCCAGAAATCAACTCAATCACAAGCAATACTGAATAGGCATCATAACAACAAAGTTTCATCGAATTTGGTTGTGCATTTCACAAGCAGTACTGAATAGGCCCGAACGACATTGTTTACTGAATTTTCTTGTGTAATTCACAAGAAATGTTATTTTATTCTAAAGCCAAAACACAATAGTGATAATACTAAATCATGGTTCCTTCTCGGTTGCTTCATCGGAGACGTCGTCATTGCAGATCTTCATTGTTATCTCGATAGGAGAAGACCAGCGAGGATCATACCCTTCTCCCACCTTCCTTTTCTCACTGTATCCTTTTTCTACCTTCTTGCACTTGTAGTCTTCCATGGAACTCTCAACACGCCGGCAACCATCACGTATGTATTGAAACATCATCATGATGGCATTCGCGTGGCCCATGTAATAATTCCCCTTGTTTGGTGTTTGCCCTGACGAAGGCTGCACCTTCGCATCATCCTTGGAGTTCATTGAGTCCTTAGGTGTGGACTTGATGTGGTGAAAAATCCACATCATCCATGGATGCCATGCCTTACTACAATACAGAAGAAGTAGGAGATCAATAGGTGTAAACTAAAGTATATAATAATTTCCAACACATAAGAGATAGTTTGGAGAACGATATcaagatgatgagttgaagtTGAGCAGTCGTATGCAGCCGGCTAAGGAGGATCAGTAATATTTTTTGGATCACACTCCTTTACCCACATATATATAGGCTAAGGAGGATAATGTTACCATTGTTGCTATCATGATATCTATGGAAAGACATAACAATATTGCCTTGTATGTCTTGTGAGTTGACATGTATGGGCATGTAATACATGGAAATATTGCCAAAATAGCATCTGACAGAGATTTGGATATGATTTGCTAACCTTTACTCTGATCTGCTGCATGATAGCGTAATTGATAGAGATTTGGATATGATTTGCCAATAATATTTCAAGCTTGCTGCTACGaagataaataataataataatttgttttaatCATTGATCATTACAAATGCTCAGGAAAGCTGACATGATTTGCAGTATAGTGCGCctaaaattaattaacaatCAATTACAAATGAAGTCAATTGCCAAGAATGATTCGCAATTAGCATTATCTGTTGTAGGTACTGTTTACTTCAGACAAGGGTGGTGATGATCCATTCAAGTAATTTCAGTCCAGCTCGGTACATGGTGAACATTTCTTTATTCAAATTAAAGCAAAGACACAATGCAAAACATACTGTTTAATAATGCACAAGTGAACATTTGTTTATTTTCAACAATGCAAAACATAATGTTTAATACTGTTTTAGAGTAACTTTGATACCTTGAATAACTGGAGTGAAGTAGTCAACAGCAGAGCAGGAGTCCTCAAATATTAGATCCTTCAATCAGATTTTTCCTGATTCATGCAACACTGTAAACGTAGGATACAAGGAAAATTTAATAAATGATCTGTGAACGTAGGATACAAGAAAAAATAGGAACTACATGAACAATCTATTTAAATCCATGGTTGTGGAACTGCAGCAGGTTAGGTTCGTAAAAAGTGGTTAACTCAAATACCAACACTCTTCAATTATTTGCCCTAGAGAAAGAAAAATAGGTTCATCTATTCTGTAGGATATAGTTATTTATATGAACTGAACGACATAAGAATTTAGAGTCAATTGCAAGAAAAACTAAAGGTACTGCATATACCATCTACTTCTTAGATCCCAGATTGATTAGGATGACCGGGCTTTAACAGGGAAGCATATATGTGAAATCAAAATGCTGGTCTGTCAATGTACTTGTTCACAATGTGATGTGCATGTCACACCGTGAAATCAAAATCATTAATGCATGACTACACTGTGGTGTGCATGTGAAATTGAGCAAAATTTTGCAGTATTACATTTGGAACAGGGTTAAGCTTTTCCAAGAAAAAGATTGGTCAATCCCTCAAAAGAAAATATGGTTGGCACAGTAATCagggcaatttttttttcttgatttgtaAACCGGATGCAGGCAATTTTAAACATCAGATTCTACAACAGTGCGAAGATTGACCCACGAAGTATACATTTGCACTGTTTGTAAGGGGTAATCATTATGGAAGAAATTACCTATACCAAACAGAAATTTAGTAGAATCAGCCAAAAATTTCGTTGATTGTGCAGCAAACAATAGCAGTTGACATGGTGTCCTGTCAGCctgaatttttcaatttttcttcGGCAATCTGAATTGTCGTCCtatagattaaatcatttgaAATGAAAGGTTAAGTTAGTTTGCTAGATATAAGCAATCACATAGAAAAATTGACACAATAGAATTATCTGAGGTAGGCCATTTCTTCCCCACAATTTTACAATGAAAGATTGACGATAAATGTTTACAAGATGTGAAGTATCTCATCCAATGACAACAATGAaaccccccccaaaaaaaaaaaatcctaccaCACGAATGAGATTAATACGTGAAATTTAGTTGAAATGCAAAACAGGCTTTGAATTAGAGTTTTGCATCACAGATATCCATGCACAGTGAACAATGTTTGATAATGAACAATGGGGATTTAGTCAACAAAGGGGATTCCTAAAGCCATTATGCATCTCTATGAACAGTGGTGGAGgacggaaaaaaaatttaggtgtGGCCAATAAACTACCACACACGAGAGTTAACACAGAACaagaattaagaaaaaaaaaattcaatgcaCAATATTGTACAATGTAACATTATATCAGCAAGTCATAGTAACAAGCACTtaatcacaagttcacaattCATCATCCATTTGCAAATAAGTGTAAATATAAAGGTAGGTACTCAAAAATACCTCAAGATTCACTGATTCAAGCTTTCAGCCGTACATCACATATATGAACTAATGAGGATAGATACATATGTAGAATCTGAAAAACAAATAGCAAAGATTGATTAGTTTGATAAGATAAAAAGCAATGAGTGAAACAAAATGTACAAGcatcctaaaaataaaatatttaattgcaaTTTCAGTAATAAATTTGTACACTTTGAAATTGCAATGTTCTAAAattgtcaaataaaaaaaaagtacaaccTCTTTGTGATGCCAGTGccttcccttttctctttctgTCCATTTTCTGCTGATGGGAGATTGGGCGTGATGGCCTGATGGCTGCTACTGCTTCTGCTTGCCTTGCTTGCTGCTTGGTGCTGCTGCGCCATCCGCCCTGCCCCTGCCCTGCTTGGCGCCTGTGCTGCACGCCTGCGCGGCTGCGCCCCACCACGCGAGGAAGGTCTCGGCAGCTACCAGGCGAggaaggcgtcggcggcgacgtgaaTCGGTGGCGGTGAGACGACGGATGCGATGACGGCGGAGCGGTGGcagtcgagggcggcggcgacggcggtggtgcgggGATCGGTGGCGGAGACGACGGATGCGAAgacggcggagcggcgacagTCGAGGGCGGTGGCGCTGCGTGAGTCGGGGttggggaggggcggcggcgcgtgagaGCGATAGAGAGGGGGCGAAGAGGAGCGCGCAATCgagggaggtgggaggtgggagCGATCTCAATCGTTGAGATTTCACCGAGGCAATCTGGACCGTTGAGTGATGAATGAAAGAATAAGTGAAAgtatttgttgaactatagggtagatgACTACACATTTCAACGGAGCAAATTTCGGATGAAATCTGAACAGCTGTGGCGAGTTGGTGTTTTAATTCTTTAATTTACTGAAGTCCTACTATCTAGTAGTAGTTCATTTACCGAAAATGACATGTCTGTCCTTTGTGTTACTGTGTATCTTTGGACTCTGACAGCATTGGGCTACAGAGAATGtgtttttcaagaaaaaaatacgGTTGGTACCGTAGGAGTATGTATTTGTGCCAGTTGGCAGCAGCATCTGTTTTCTATCTTTGGAAGAACTTGTTGGTTTTGGGTCTATAACTTGTGTTAAATTGTCATTGCTCTTTTTGATGTTACATTACCATGTGAAGTTGTCAGCATTAAACATTTCATACATGAGCATGATGTACAATGATGTTCCACAGATGCACAGACAGGCcacctcaattttttttaatatagaacTGTTTTAATTCAgccaaattttgttcaaataaaAAGGTTTGATTTTTAACCCCccttttttttgaacttttcattcatTTGCCcctgtcaaatatttatgattcTCGCAATTTGTAAGATTTGaatttagaatttttaaaaattcagccaaaatttgttaaaattttaatttatttaattaaatatttttaatcaaaattttcCACTATATCGTTCCCCAAAATTGTTTCCTACTTAATATAATCGGTTATGCAGCTTGGTATGGTGGTAAAATCATCATTTCCAAAAATTCATTTCTCTAGAGGCAAAGATGCTAAAACTACCTCCGCCCCAAAATTCGAGTTATATTTCAGGATAGGGGAGTAAAACATTCCGTCAGTACGTAACTGTTCTGTTCCAACCGAAGGTTGATTCCATGAGTTAAAATCACCCAAATCAATAAGTGAAGGTGAGAATAATAATGAAGCACTGGTACATTCTTTGGACTTTTCCTTCAAAAATTAGAAAAGCGTAAA
Proteins encoded in this window:
- the LOC127783607 gene encoding uncharacterized protein LOC127783607, producing MAAGGKGWVERARRGVKTAWFMVAMVASLLMASAPALVAAGDVAVALWLEVRLGCLRCHGLRGHLERYGFRSSLVDIPLVSIARSVVITCVYLMSDASGLSHGPYLGTATCCSLASLLILLIKASVYSPAQEIGPELSPSLADHKLSLKKLSGMPVLFLSSLVFALGHVVVAYRTSCRARRKLLIHGIDPESILAYKNAYPGCYKTPRSPTPYSGKFYSRSDSETKRKSVAHDDRDIPISFLADGDSMFIACQGITVHYKLSDPSSCISSATDTFPEIHHDVISASISPRRQRHDSPPSASTNTRRLLNRSFSHQYHQTSLYAPLLVEPVTSPTLSDDTPVLSVDDGSADVCLKPMGFDLEAGEQGKFAVVLVHGFGGGVFSWRHVTNLLSRQVGCTVLAFDRPGWGLTSRPRRKDWEDKNLPNPYELGSQVDLLISFCSDMGLRSVVLVGHDDGGLLALKAAEKLRASGDSRKVEVKGVVLIGVSLSREVIPAFARILLHTPLRKKHMVRPLLRTEITQVINRRAWFDATKLTTDVLNLYKAPLFVEGWDEALHEVGRLSFSTVLSSKRAADLLRSVEDLPVLVVAGSEDALVSSKSTQVMASRLVNSRLVTISNCGHLPHEECPKALLSALSPFISGLVSSDDSLQRL